Within Conexibacter woesei DSM 14684, the genomic segment GATCGAGACGTCGCGGTCGCCGGCGGCCGCGCGCGCCCGTTCGAGCGCCGCCTCGATCCCGTCCGTGACGAAGTGGAACGTCGTGCCGCCGTCCATCGCGAGCGGCGCGCGCTCGTGATGGGTGAGGACGAAGACGGGCGCGTGGTACGGCGGATCCTGGCCCCACCAGCCCCTCCAGTCGAGGTCCCACGCTCCACGGCCCGGACTGAACATGTTGCGCCCCATCACGAAGGCGCCGGCCGCCGTGATCGCCGCGAGCTCCTCGGCGTGCGCGTCGGCCTCCTCGAACATCCAGCGATGCAGCCGCTCGTCGACGCCGTCGCCGAACGGCGCGTCCTCGCGCTGATTGGGGCCGGCGACGAAGCCGTCGACCGACATCGCCATGTCGCTTGTCACTCGGGTCATCAGGTTGGCTCCTTCTCGGGTCGTGACGCCGCTCTCGGCGCCGTGTCACAGAGGGGTCGGAGCCGCCGCGGCGTTCTCGACACGCCTCGGCATCGCCCCGGGCTGCGATCGTCGGCCGATGGCGGTCGGCGCCGCCACACATGTCAAACAGTTTTCCATGGTTTCGATATATAGGTTTCTTGACAGAAAACTCTGAGCTGAATAGATTCGAACGCGAACGGAGCGGCTCGGCGAGCGGCTCGTTCGAACGCGTCTCGCGTGGAAGCGGTGGCGTGCTGCGCCTCTCCGCTCTCGTCCGCGCGGGCTAAATCAACCCCACAAAGGAGGACAGATGACGCCATCTGTCGACCGACGTATGCCGCTGTCACGACGGCAGGCCGGGCGCCTGCTCGTCGCGGCGGCCGTGGCCGTGACCGCGCTCATCACGCTGCCGACGGCAGCAACTGCTGAGGCAGTGCCGAGCGCGTCGACCGACCTATGTGTCGGCGTGCAATGCGACACCCCGGAGAGCGGCTCGTTCGTCCCGGAGGCGGCAGCCGCCGCGTCCGTCGCGAGCCTGGAGGAGCTGAAGGCCCAGTCGACGTCGGGGTTCTACGAGCTCCCCGCGCTCGTGTACCGAGGTGACACGCAGCCGCGCTCGGTCGTGTACTACGCGAAGGCGGGCGAGCTCGATCTGATGCCGGCGAGCGTGCGGAACCTCACCGTCGTTCAGGACTTCGCGCGCAACGGCTTCAACTTCGCCGCGGACGGCCTGATCGTGATCGACCACGGCATGGCGATGCCGGTCCCCGGTGCGCGCGCCGCGGCGGCGAAGCGGCCGAAGGCGAAGGCGGCCACGATCAACGACTGCCCCGACAGATACTTCTGCATATTCGCGGACGAGTACTGGCCGTATCTCAGCTATGCGTACAGCGGTCCGGTCTACACCGGCACGGGCTGGCACAACTTCGGCACGAACATAGGAAAGTCGATGGGCAACTTCCGTGACGGCGACAGCCTGCTCGCCGACCACGGCATGGGCACGGGCACCCAGTACTGCGCTCGCGAGCGGTCCAGCGACGCATCCCTCGCCAACAACGCGATCGGCAACGGCAACGCCAGCTCGTGGGCGATGCTGAGAGGAGCCGACGACCGCTGCTGACGACGTGAGGTGATCCACGCCGGTGACGGCGCCCCGGGCAGACGCTCGGGGCGCTCGTCCCCAGCTGTGCCCGGCTACGTCGTGGACAGCGCGACGAAGCGCTCCTCGGTCAGCTCGCGCAGCGTCGCCGCCGGCCCTTCGCGCGTGTTGCCGGAGTCCTTGCCGCCTCCGTAGGGCTGGTGCTCGAAGCGCGTCGTCGGAACGTCGTTGACGAGCACGCCGCCGAACTCGAGCTGCCGCGCAGCGCGCAGCGCGCGGCCGAGGTCGCGCGTGTAGACGCCGGCCTGGAGGCCGTAGTCGGCGTCGTTGGCCTGCGCGATCGCGTCCGCGAAGCTCGCGACCGAGCGCACGCACAGCACCGGGCCGAAGACCTCGGCCCGCCACACGTCCGCGTCGGCCGGCGGGTCGACGAGCACGGTCGGCTGCAGTGTCCCGTCGGGATTGACCGCGCCACCGCACGCGCGGGTCGCGCCGGCGGCGACGGCGGCGTCGATCCAACGCTTCACGCGGTCGCGCTGGCCGGCGTCGATCAGCGGGCCGACCTCGGTCTCGTCCGCCAGCGGGTCGCCGACGACGAGCGCGCGCGTGCGCGCCAGCAGCCGCTCGACGAACGCGCCGGCGACACGCTCGTGCACGAGGACGCGCTGCAGCGAGACGCAGCTCTGGCCCGCCTGCCCGAACGACGCGAGCACGGCGCGGTCGGCGGCGTCCTCCCAGTCGCCCGTCTCGTCCACGATCAGGGGCGCGGTCGAGCCGAGCTCCAAGCAGACGCGCTTGCGCGGCGCGCTCGCGCGGATCGACCAGCCGACCGCGGTCGAGCCGGTGAACGTGACCGCCGCCACGTCGTCGTCCGCGACCAGCCGGGCGCCGACGTCCGCGCCGCCCGCGACGACGTGCAGCCAGCCCGGCGGCAGGCCCGCGTCGCGCAGGATCGCAGCGAGCGCGAAGCCCGACAGCGGCGCCTGGGGCGCCGGCTTGAGCACGACGGGGTTGCCGGCCGCGAGCGCTGGACCGAGCTTGTGCGCGACGAGGTTGAGCGGGAAGTTGAACGGCGTGATCGCAGCGACGACGCCGAGCGGCACGCGCATCACCATGCCGATCCGGCCCTCGCCGGCGGCGAGCGCGTCGAGCGGGACCAGCTCCCCGCCGAGCGTGCGCGCAGCGGCGACCGAGAAGCGCAGCGTCGCCTCCGCGCGCTCGACCTCGGCGCGCGCCTGCGCGAGCGGCTTGCCCATCTCGCGGGCGATCAGCCGCGCCAGCTCCTGCGACCGTGCGCCGACCAGCTCGGCCGCACGCTCCAGCACCGCGATCCGCTGCCACAGCGGCAGCTCGCCGGCCGTGAACGCGGCACCTGCCGCCCGCACCGCGCGCTCGACGTCACCGGCCGACGCGCGCGCGACGCGCCCGACGAGCGCGCCGTCGTACGGGCTGCGGACCTCGTCCCACGCGCCGGTCGCGACCTCCTCGCCGTCGATCAGCAGGGGCTGGTCCGGCAGCTGCAGGTCCAGCTCCGCGCCGTTCACGCGGCGGCCAGCGCGTCGACCCGCGCGACGAGCCGGTCGAGCAGCAGCGGATCGCTCAGCAGCTCCTGCGGCAGCCGTCTGCCGCTCGCCGCGCGCAGCGCGTCGAGGTCCGCCGGCGCCGGCAGGATCTCCACGAGCCCCGGCACGAGGTCGTTGACGCCGACGAGGCGGCGGTGGACGCCGCCGGCGGTGCGGGCGTTCGGCAGCCTGACGGCGCGGCGGCCGGCGTGGTCGGCGAGGAAGCTGCGGTGCGTCAGCGTCGTCGTCGTGTAGGAGACGATCGCGTCGTAGTGCGACGCGAGCCGCTCCAGGGCCGCCGCGATCTCGGTCGCGAGGCGGTTGTGCGCCTCGACGTACGCGGCCCGCTCGGCGTCGCCCCAGCGGTGCGTGCCGTCGGCACGGGCGACCGAGGTCGAGTCCTCGCGCCACGGCGCGCCGAGGCCGCGGTGCTCGAACAGCCCGGGGTCGTCGTAGCGCGCGCACGGCGAGAGGACGCCGTGCCAGTGGTAGATCGCCTCGTACGGGACGAGCCCGAACGGCTCGGAGATGACGGCCCGGTCGATCCGCAGCCCGTCGCGCAGCAGCGGCGCGTTCGAGCGCAGCTCCGGCGCGACGTCGGTGTCGAGCTGCTTGGGCCAGTCGCCGCGCCCGGTCGGCGCGAAGCCGGCCGCCAGCAGCGCGCCGTTGATCGCGAGGTGCTCGGGCGCGAGCGCGTACGGCTTGCGCGGCTGGCAGGGCAGCAGCAGCAGGATCGCCCGGTCGCCCTCCGTCGACGGCTCGTGCTCCTCGCGCACCCAGCCTTGGAAGTCCCGCACGAG encodes:
- a CDS encoding dihydrofolate reductase family protein, yielding MTRVTSDMAMSVDGFVAGPNQREDAPFGDGVDERLHRWMFEEADAHAEELAAITAAGAFVMGRNMFSPGRGAWDLDWRGWWGQDPPYHAPVFVLTHHERAPLAMDGGTTFHFVTDGIEAALERARAAAGDRDVSIAGGAATVNQYLAAGLIDELRLHVAPVLLGAGERLLDGAPNAQLELLGEPRGTGLVTHLRYGVVR
- a CDS encoding aldehyde dehydrogenase family protein → MNGAELDLQLPDQPLLIDGEEVATGAWDEVRSPYDGALVGRVARASAGDVERAVRAAGAAFTAGELPLWQRIAVLERAAELVGARSQELARLIAREMGKPLAQARAEVERAEATLRFSVAAARTLGGELVPLDALAAGEGRIGMVMRVPLGVVAAITPFNFPLNLVAHKLGPALAAGNPVVLKPAPQAPLSGFALAAILRDAGLPPGWLHVVAGGADVGARLVADDDVAAVTFTGSTAVGWSIRASAPRKRVCLELGSTAPLIVDETGDWEDAADRAVLASFGQAGQSCVSLQRVLVHERVAGAFVERLLARTRALVVGDPLADETEVGPLIDAGQRDRVKRWIDAAVAAGATRACGGAVNPDGTLQPTVLVDPPADADVWRAEVFGPVLCVRSVASFADAIAQANDADYGLQAGVYTRDLGRALRAARQLEFGGVLVNDVPTTRFEHQPYGGGKDSGNTREGPAATLRELTEERFVALSTT